The following are encoded together in the Cohaesibacter gelatinilyticus genome:
- a CDS encoding single-stranded DNA-binding protein: protein MAGSVNKVILVGNLGADPDIRRTQDGRPICNLSIATSENWKDRNTGERRERTEWHRVVIFNEGLCRVAENYLRKGSKVYVEGQLQTRKWQDQSGQDRYSTEVVLQGFNSTLTMLDNRGEGGGAGPQGGGFGGQGGGNDFGGGGFGGPQGGQSGGGFGGGGQQGGGSQGGSGFSDMDDDIPF, encoded by the coding sequence ATGGCCGGAAGCGTAAATAAAGTCATCCTCGTAGGGAATCTGGGGGCTGATCCCGATATTCGCCGTACTCAGGATGGTCGGCCAATTTGTAATCTGTCCATTGCGACTTCCGAAAACTGGAAAGATCGCAATACTGGTGAACGTCGTGAACGTACCGAGTGGCACCGCGTTGTGATCTTCAATGAAGGCCTGTGCCGTGTTGCAGAGAATTATCTGCGCAAAGGCTCGAAGGTTTATGTCGAGGGCCAGTTGCAGACACGTAAATGGCAGGATCAAAGTGGTCAGGATCGCTATTCCACAGAGGTTGTTCTGCAGGGCTTCAATTCCACATTGACCATGCTTGATAATCGTGGTGAAGGTGGTGGAGCTGGTCCGCAGGGCGGTGGCTTTGGTGGCCAGGGCGGCGGTAACGACTTTGGCGGAGGCGGCTTCGGCGGTCCTCAGGGCGGGCAGAGTGGCGGCGGTTTTGGCGGCGGTGGCCAGCAAGGCGGCGGTAGCCAAGGTGGCAGCGGTTTCAGCGATATGGATGACGATATCCCGTTTTGA
- a CDS encoding cation diffusion facilitator family transporter: MASGSKKVIYAALAGNGLIAITKFFAASVTGSSAMLSEGIHSLVDTGNQGLLLYGLKRASRPADKKHPFGYGAELYFWAFVVALLIFAVGAGLSIYEGIQKVLHPHPVSDPTINFVVLGAALVFEGWAWWVALKEFRSTKGKRGWMQAVSDSKDPTVFTVLFEDSAAMLGLIVAGIGIAVSYYMNIPWMDGAASIIIGIILAGTAMLLAYETKGLLIGESASIETEEELAQMVTSHPAVTIVNEIRTLHRGPNDVLLALSLDFENSMIVGQLEVVIADLERQIRERFPLIKRIFIEAQSYKDHIEVATEQGDQI; encoded by the coding sequence ATGGCCTCTGGCTCGAAGAAGGTTATTTATGCCGCCTTGGCGGGGAATGGTTTGATTGCGATTACCAAGTTTTTCGCTGCATCCGTCACAGGCTCTTCCGCGATGCTTTCAGAAGGCATTCACTCGCTTGTCGATACCGGGAATCAGGGCTTGCTTCTGTATGGCTTGAAGCGAGCGAGCCGTCCCGCAGACAAGAAACACCCATTCGGCTACGGCGCCGAGCTGTATTTCTGGGCCTTTGTCGTGGCCCTGCTGATTTTTGCTGTTGGCGCAGGCCTCTCCATTTATGAAGGTATACAAAAGGTTCTGCATCCGCACCCTGTCTCCGATCCGACCATCAACTTTGTTGTTCTAGGGGCAGCGTTAGTCTTTGAAGGTTGGGCTTGGTGGGTTGCATTAAAAGAATTTCGCTCCACCAAGGGCAAGCGTGGCTGGATGCAAGCTGTAAGCGACTCCAAGGATCCAACCGTCTTTACCGTCCTGTTTGAAGATTCAGCCGCCATGTTGGGCCTGATCGTTGCCGGTATCGGTATTGCCGTTTCATATTATATGAACATCCCATGGATGGATGGTGCAGCCTCCATTATTATTGGTATCATTTTGGCTGGCACAGCCATGTTGTTGGCGTATGAAACAAAGGGTCTTTTGATTGGAGAATCTGCTTCAATCGAGACTGAAGAAGAACTCGCTCAGATGGTCACTTCGCATCCAGCTGTCACTATTGTCAACGAGATCCGCACCTTGCATCGCGGACCGAATGACGTATTGCTGGCTTTAAGCCTCGATTTTGAGAATAGCATGATTGTTGGTCAGCTGGAGGTCGTGATTGCTGACCTGGAACGTCAAATTCGAGAACGCTTCCCGCTCATCAAGCGTATTTTCATCGAAGCACAGAGTTATAAGGACCATATCGAGGTCGCAACCGAACAAGGCGATCAGATCTAG
- a CDS encoding efflux RND transporter periplasmic adaptor subunit produces MKPSLLSLSILLGGLTTAHTENFTVHLTLIEDKKAVYATVETTNSIAARVRIPGTVTELAVTEGDMVREGQTIARVVDEKLALKIQAVDAEIRAAQREIDNIKTDKDRAESLYKKGTISKVRRDQILTQFDVASSKLEAAQAERAVIVRQTEEGAVLAPQSGRVLNVPLTVGSVVMPGEAVATIARENYILRLALPERHARFLAKGNMVEVAGRGNRCDESCVREGKISKVYPQISNGRVLADAHVDGLGDYFVGERIQVRVHAGSRETYLVPKGYIFTRYGVDYVRSISAKGKPIDIAIQAGHAYKQDGKDMIEVLSGLGDGDKLVKP; encoded by the coding sequence ATGAAACCATCTCTGTTAAGTCTGTCAATCCTTCTTGGTGGGTTGACCACGGCTCATACCGAGAATTTCACCGTTCATCTCACTTTGATTGAGGATAAAAAAGCTGTTTATGCCACAGTCGAGACTACCAACTCAATCGCAGCAAGAGTACGCATTCCCGGTACAGTCACCGAACTTGCGGTAACTGAAGGAGATATGGTGAGGGAAGGACAAACTATCGCTCGTGTGGTCGATGAGAAGCTGGCGCTGAAAATACAGGCGGTGGATGCGGAGATCCGAGCCGCGCAACGAGAGATCGATAACATCAAGACCGATAAGGATCGTGCAGAAAGTCTCTATAAAAAGGGTACCATCTCCAAAGTCCGCCGTGATCAGATTCTTACACAGTTCGATGTGGCTTCCAGCAAACTGGAAGCAGCGCAAGCGGAGCGCGCCGTAATCGTTCGTCAGACGGAGGAGGGCGCTGTATTGGCCCCGCAATCCGGCCGTGTATTGAATGTACCATTGACTGTTGGTTCTGTCGTCATGCCAGGTGAAGCCGTCGCGACGATTGCCAGGGAAAATTACATCTTGCGTTTGGCCTTGCCTGAACGTCATGCAAGATTTCTTGCCAAGGGGAATATGGTTGAAGTTGCCGGGCGTGGGAACCGGTGTGACGAAAGCTGTGTCCGCGAAGGTAAAATTTCAAAAGTCTATCCGCAAATCTCAAATGGTCGCGTGCTGGCCGATGCGCATGTTGACGGTCTGGGCGACTATTTCGTTGGTGAGCGTATCCAGGTGCGTGTGCATGCTGGCTCACGCGAAACCTACCTGGTGCCTAAGGGCTACATCTTTACCCGATATGGCGTTGACTATGTGCGCTCCATCAGCGCCAAAGGTAAGCCGATCGATATCGCCATTCAAGCGGGTCATGCTTATAAGCAAGATGGCAAGGATATGATCGAAGTCCTCTCCGGTCTTGGTGATGGCGACAAGCTGGTCAAGCCATAA
- a CDS encoding AraC family transcriptional regulator, producing the protein MNKHMQDSYLKRIERVLAYLSDHLDEDLDLDKLADVACFSRCHFHRIYHGLMNETVMQSVRRLRMHRAAGDLIRTSSEITAIAKRAGYGSVEAFSRAFKSSYGAAPASYRSIRQDIPVVSIPTMELKKMFDVEIKSIDPMKLACVDHHGDYMQVGKAFEKAGIWAAKNGLLNQTAKSIGIYYDDPASVETEKLRSAAGFVVDKDYSDEEYGISTRSVGGGRHAVLIHKGPYAELGKAYQWFFGAWLSESGEETAEAPCFECYLNDPKTTVPSDLVTEIYMPLK; encoded by the coding sequence ATGAACAAACATATGCAAGACAGCTATCTCAAGCGTATTGAGCGGGTTCTGGCTTATCTGTCAGATCATCTGGATGAAGATCTTGATCTGGATAAACTGGCGGATGTGGCTTGTTTTTCACGGTGTCATTTTCATCGTATCTATCACGGTTTGATGAATGAAACGGTGATGCAGAGTGTGCGTCGCCTGCGTATGCATCGTGCTGCTGGTGATTTGATTCGCACAAGTAGTGAGATTACTGCCATCGCCAAACGAGCCGGTTATGGAAGTGTCGAAGCATTCAGTCGCGCATTCAAGTCGTCTTATGGAGCTGCCCCGGCATCATATCGTTCTATTCGTCAGGACATTCCCGTTGTGTCTATCCCAACAATGGAGTTGAAGAAAATGTTTGACGTAGAAATCAAGTCAATTGATCCGATGAAACTGGCCTGTGTCGATCACCATGGCGATTATATGCAGGTAGGAAAGGCCTTTGAAAAGGCGGGGATCTGGGCGGCGAAAAATGGTCTGCTTAATCAGACTGCCAAATCCATAGGCATCTATTATGACGATCCGGCATCGGTCGAGACTGAAAAACTGCGCTCTGCTGCAGGATTCGTCGTTGATAAGGACTATAGTGATGAGGAATATGGCATTTCTACTCGTAGTGTCGGCGGTGGCCGTCACGCAGTATTGATCCATAAAGGACCCTATGCCGAGCTTGGGAAGGCTTATCAATGGTTCTTTGGAGCATGGCTTTCGGAAAGCGGAGAGGAAACCGCAGAGGCTCCGTGTTTTGAATGCTACCTCAATGATCCAAAAACAACGGTTCCGTCGGATCTGGTGACGGAAATCTACATGCCACTCAAATAA